atgattcccactgaatgtgtccatttaacAATTGTGGGTgtcaatgtatttacccacaacccacatatttgttttcagcttcctcgcacgcagcatccaattacaaccttgaaaccatctacgacaaataaccttgtatacttccgaagatgactcatgaaccatgatctcacgacactcttttatgttgtACATTTGCAGCGCCTTGCTTAGGCAtgctttatcagcaaaaagcatgccctttgacagcaccgttgctctagattcatcccacattgttgtccgaatttcgtcaagatcccttgtgagggcatccacattcAGTATACTTGGAAAATGATCAAGGTAAGGAAtttcccttgaatgaaacggcacatgggactcgtacactcttggtctaacgggaggtggagcatgctctCTCATCAAATCAGGTTCAGCATTctcgtcctcatcatcatcaaccTCATcggggaagggtgtgtcatctccagactcatcaacattgttgtcataatcactattctattcctgactctgcgcatctgccagatcccgattaaatatatcGTCTTCGGGAAATTGAGTAAGGATAGGACCTttaagttgctcgttttcactacacaactaataaaataataagtttctcaaattcatccaaactttacatatacACTTTATCACTttacttacaaatcataatgtgttgatatcccatgatgcacaaTATCCTGTTGATGATGACTTCCGGatagaccaccatgatccaacacaccaaaactaggtATATTCCAACTGgtcgttggttcataacttgtaaaattcatatctgactggtaccccctgtggaatatatgagtattaatacaaattcaattcataaaaataaacatcgtaatacaaaagaaaattgaagtttaccactcggcttgtggattatgtaaactagggGAGAAACTATTTCCTCACTCCTTATTCGCCCCCGGAGAaaagtttagatcaggccaaactctttcacccgAACCTGTTcgactaaaactgctccaaaataactacccgatgattgagggatatccctactTTGCGAAACCTCATCATTGCGAACGTTTTccgccttgacgtacatttccaatatttttatcacaagaagttctcggtgttcatccggagtcctcaaaaaatctttcAGAGTTTTATCGTCTtagatgttaaactcagcatagcaagcaaccccttgcggagtaacagaaTACGAATATCtcccggttactttaatattcatcgaacgtttgctcacactcatttttttacataacaacgatatcaaTGTATCGTACtctattgtaagtggcaacttaacatgacactgtggagaacaactatagcgtactgagttattctccaccacaacctcacctcccccctcccccaatataatgaaaccctaatttttcgctcttcGGATTTCGAAAGACTTGAAGGATCCTtaatggatttttacaaaattcCAAAACTCCTTAAATAAGGAAAAAACCAGTCTGGGGtacaattatttgatgtatagcgccttaaatatACATGCTATACCCCTATGAATTATTGGTGTGTCAGTTAAGTGCAGAAAAATTATTGGTGGGCCCAACATTTATGTATAGTGCAGTACATATGCGCGCTCTACCTATAGCGCGGCTATTCACTgcgttataccttaacggacaaatgcaccgttaaggtatagcgcagtgAATAACCTCGCTATATATATAATGGTGCCAGTCTTTTTTTTAACCTATTTTGATCGCTTGAGTCCAAAAATACCACAATTAGGTTTCGGACTCTATTATTAGTAAGGTCTCATTCTCCATCTTTTAATCCCCTCTtcaatttcttcttttatttgGAAAAAAATGCACTTAACGAcattattttttgtttatttttttgctTTCTATGTATGTTGAGCATTTTATTACAGTTGAAAATTTTAGTTCTTCTTATAGCCACCCTAGCTAAACGACatttttttgtttatattttgcTTTTTATGCATTAATCATCGAGTTTGGAGAAATAAATTTTGCTTTCTACTTCTCGCTCCGTGAAAATGGGATCTTGTATAAATGGATCCACTGTTTTATTTAGGTCAAATGATAAATTAATACTAGTACTTGAAGAGTTTCTTTATCAGTTTCTCTCTTTGGCAGGTGGAGGTGACTTATTAATTATTATGCCAACCTATCAGTGCTTGTGCTTCAAGAATCGTGGAAAAACATGACGCCAAGAGAGTGATCTCATCAAACTGACTACATCTGCACATAGTACTTAAATTTTTATGCATTTACGCACGTTCTCATGACCCCTATCTTTAGAGTTTTTTCATTTGTCAAAGGAGAACTATACAACTATTATATGAGCACGGGCGTTCGCCTCCTACTATTATATGATGAAAAAGACTTCATGCTCATCACAAGGTTGCATCATCGATAATAATACGGAAAAGGATCAAAACTACCCTCGAACTATAGGTTTAGGGTCAAATATGCCCTCCGTTCACCTATTGTGCTAAAATTGCTCTCGACGTTTTCTTTTCAGCTCAAGTCTACCCTTATGACTAACGGTCATTTCCAAAAAAAAAgatttatttaataataatgtGGCAGCTTCTCATTCGTTGAATTTAAAACACTTGTCCCCATTAAAACGACCCACCCATATGTACCATTTTCATAATAACCCACCCCGAACCAAAAATCTAACAGAAAAAAGGGAACCCCCACCTCCACGGgactcttcttctttcttttctaagTGCATTTTCTTCAAATTAGGGCTCTTCAAAGAAAGAAGAGTCGTGTCAATGGCTGCAATAAAACTTTTAGCTTATTCCACAAGAAAATCAGTTCAAATCTGTAGAGAACTACAAATTTTGGACATAAACAAACATCCACAAATCACTAAATACCTTCTAAAATTTCATATCTGAATATTTTGACTAGCTTCAATGGCGGACAACTTTGTTACTTGCATTTTCGAGCAACCGAGACAGTAGATAAAGTTGACTTTAGCTTCAAATAATAACAATCAGCAGGTTCCAAGCAACAATCTCGACTTTCAAAACCAAACTCTCTCAACAACTTTGACAATTTCAAGCCACGAATTTGGCCTACCAAAGATCCTAATCAGTAGAGTGATCAAGGAAAGTTTTAAGAACTAAAACTCTTCAATTCAGCAAAGGATCATCTTTTCTCAATTGCACCAATGAACCCAGTTGTATTTTCAAATGCTCATACCAATGAAATTTGTAAACTCACAAACAAAGCATGAACTCAAGTGTATTTGATCAAATAGTGATACTATATTTtaattttctgatttttttttgttttgtttttgatttGGTAATAAAATATTAGGCACTTCATGCCGGGTTAGTGCAGTTTGGGGCGGGTTAGTCCGAAAATAGGTACATATGGATGGGTCTTTTTAATGGGAACATGTGTAGCTGCCACATcattattaaataaatatatttttttggtgGAAATAATTGTTAGTCCGAAGGGTAGGCTTGAGCCGAAAAGAAAACGCCGGGAGCAATTTTAGCGCAATAGGTGGACggagggtatatttggccctaaGCCTATAATTCAGGGGCAGTTTTGACCCTTTTCCGATAATAATAAGACGCGAAAATTGTGGGTCTCTATTGTTTAGATTAATGATTATTGTAGACTTAAATCTTAATGATTAAACCTAAATAATGAAGGAAAATTGAATATTGATAGGGCGGTTCAATTTGAATATGCTAGAGCTAATGATCAAATTGGTTACATGACTGTCATCTTCGCAATTTGATTAGTTGTATGTTGAGCCGAGAACAAAttgtgttttgatgattaacaaacttTGATAAGAACCAGGCTTCAGGGTCTAGTCTGGTATGTTGCAAGACTGCTGTGAAGATGTGACAAGGTGAGTATATTAAAATTCAAAAGAACCAGGTTTACAGCAGGCTAGCTAATGTCACCAAGTCAGACGCGGAAGACCTGCATTCCCATGTGAGTAGGGATTCCTAGAAGATTCTGTCCGTGTCCAAAAAGGAGTACGTATTTGGAGGACTCCGTGTAATAAAAGGAATATGCATATATGAAAAATACTCATGGGAATCAATAAGGATGCAAGTTGGAGTCAAATAAGAAAACTTAGCCTATACAGGAAAGGATTTCCTTAGTCGAAATATTTTGGGTTTTGGAGCATTAATTGAAGAAAACGTTCGGCCAACCTTGCACCTATGAAAGAAGACATTTTGCCACAATTTCAAGACTACTGCTATTGAGAGAAATCGTGAGAATACTTCTGACAATAGCAAGCAAAGCAATAATGTACTTCTGAAGATCCAACTCAATCATTAACTGAAGAACAGGTTCTTCATGATGAAGTTGCTTGATTTCTTTAGTTATTAGGTTGAGTCTTTTGTTCTGATTTGTAACATATATGCTTTCATAGAAGTTTTGTAATAGGTTATTATTGAGACTTTGTTTTTGTTAGCTTTCTAGGCTAGAGTTAGTCTGGAAATGGGTTGCTATAATTGGGTGGATTGTAGGTGTTAGAGTATTAGAGTTAGTCcctattgagttgtaacctaaaaAATTATTCTTTGAAGTTAGTGGAGATTTGAGGAAAATCCTTCTGGATGGGCCGTGGTTTTTACTCCCTTGAGCAAggaggttttccacgtaaaaatctttgTGTTGATTACTTTTCCAAAATTATTCTATTTGAGTGTGCTGAACTAGTTCAAACAATCATGCTCTTTGAAAATGCGAAAATCAGGCAAGACCACAAGACACAACTCAACCCCATTCTTGTGtataagtaggcgtttggacataagaattgtaaaattcgaaaaaattgtgaaaatttttTTCATgtgaaaatggtatttaaaatttagagttctgtttggacataaatttcagtttgggtagtttttgaagttttgtgagtgatttgagtgaaaattttgaaaaacagccttttggagtttttcaaattttcgaaaattttcaaaatgcatcttcaagtgaaaattgaaaattttaaaaaaacttccatcaaattttatgtccaaacgggctctaacaAGTGTAGTCTAAATTGAATTAACACTGTAGCATCTTCAAATTGAACTGTAATATCAATATTCAATTTGCTCTCCTTATTTAGGTTCAATCATTAATCTAAACAATATTGACCCTGGATTTTCAGGTCTTAGTTATATATCAATGTCGTAATCAAAGTAAAATATTCTGATGTTGCAACCTTCTGATCAATGGGCATGATGTGTTGTTTTAAcaataatctatattattataaaagcatgaatgacgttaacgaaatatcgttcgcctttttattcttttaaaatagagttcacactggacaaaatagtcattaaattaatttcttaatatttacaaataattatttaattatttttctaatatttaggatttcgaAATCAACTGATATTTTATATACTAAGtacttccttatttgaactatatagaaATTCTTACTATTTCGAAATTAAAATCAATTCAGACCTTTACCTTATATACTAATAGTATAACTAATACGAACTCAACTTGTAAAATACTACCGAACAAATGATTGAAATTAATTTATGTAGAATTCTAATAAAAACATCGTCCAGTGAGACTACCCGATAGTCAACATGTCATAGTTATGATATATTATAAAGTTTTACATGTATTAAAATCAATGTCACTATACTAATTCATCATGTCATTTTCTGATTTTATAGAAAAATTCCATCAAGTGACTTTGACATAACAATTtatctatctatatttatattatattaaaaatacgaatctatcaatatatatttatatctatattatattaaaagcacaaagcCCCTTAgtaaaatatcgttcgcctttttttaccctttaataATAAATTTCATACTAAACAAATTACTTTCCTAATTATTAGaattttgaaatcaactaaacTTTGTTTGTTGAACCCTTCCTTATTTGGATTAGGCAGGAAGTCCTAATAattaaaactttaaataaattctaATTAGATTCTAACACTCCAATAGGAATAAATAGCATAAAATTCAGTACTAATGTTAATATCTAAACTTTTATGCAACTTTACTGACTCATAAAAATATCATAGTGGCCGGAAGACACAACTTTTCGGTAGTATTCCacagtttttttttgttttttatttttagtctAGAAAATAATAACCCAATTAAAATAAGAATGACCTAATCCAATCTGACCCGACCCGACTCGACCGAATATCCAtatacataaattaaaataatactaaaagaaAAACATTTCTCCAAAATACACTATACTTCTATCTTTTATTATAGGAAGAATAACCTAATAAACACTTTTACTTGTTCAGGTTTGACATCTCGATCCTCCTACTTTATGAGTTTCAACCAGACACCTGAACTTGATCAAAACATATATTTTAAACACTTCTAACACTACGTGTTGCTCACTCGAGTTGACATGGAGGACATAACAGATCAACTACAGCTAAATTAAACCAcgtcattatttatttttataaaatattatttttactcTTCCTCTTGCACATTCAACCACCACCCTCTATGGTTTCTTTTCCTCTGCTTCCGCCTCCCTTCAACCATTGGTCGCCGATCTCCTCGTCCAAAACCAAAACAACGAGCGGACCAGGGATATAGAACAACAAGCAACATCACCGGCCGAAAAACTCACTTTGTATTAGTCCCTACGTCATCAATTAAGAATATTCCAAAATTCTCTtaaggaagaaaaaaaatcacATCTTTAGCTTCTTTCCACTTTCTGTTCATTGTCTCCACAGAGCAAGTCACCAAAAAGAATAAATTGTGAGTACAATTTTAAATCCATTCAATTTTTGGCCACAATTATTCTAATTCAAAGGTTACCAAGCTTGGTATTCTTGAAATGGCTGGAAAAACCAAGGTCAACTGGCTAACAAGAAGTTTTGGATATGTTAGCAATGAGGGATGGCACTGCTAGCTGAAAAGGGGGTGGGGAGGGCTATTGCAATGGGTTTTTGGGTTAAAATGGGGAGGAGGAAAAACGTGAAAAAGGAGGGAGATAGAGAAAAATGGAATTTGGGTGTGATGTTGTGTGGGGGAGGGGGGAGCAGAAGTTAGGTGAAAGAGAAAAAGCAAACtttgcttttctttcttttctctaatttgatttttgtatttttctttttcttattcttttttcccttattttagtcatttttttttttagttttttatatTCCTTATACGCATGAAATACACATATTTTGTCAAGTTTAGTAATAGTTAGAGAGGTTTAAAATACTGATTTTAAACAATTATTAGTGTAAATTTTATTAACTATAAGAACCGGAATGACAATCGTAAACACATATACTGTCTTTATTATATCATACACTTGTCAGTGTGATTAGATCATACTCTTGCCGTCATGTTTGACGAAAAGGCTAAAACTGATCCATGTGAACACGATTCCTTTTCCACGGAGCGAGAAAATAGAAAACGAATGTATTTCTCTTTAAAAGGCATTTAAGAGATCAACTATAAGAAGCACTAAAAAATCTCTTAAGGCTCGCTCGACAACCATATAATTGGAAAGCTAAATAACTGGTTTTACATGTTTTTGTTATCTTGAATCATTATGTTTTCTAGATATAAGCAAATTAGCCATTGAATGGTATCGTAAAGTTGCTTTCCCTTCTAAAGCACCTATCTTCTTCTCAGGTGGATGTGCTTTTTCTTTTATATGTTTTTCCCCCCTCTTTTCACCTCTCCTAACTACTGACTTTTCGTTTTGTTAATTTCTTTTTCCCACTGAACTGAATCAAATCAGGACTGATCATCATCCATGGTGTAGTAGAATACAGTATGCTATCAATTTTTATAACTCATCTGACGAATGACTGGGCAGTGAACTTACCAAAGGCAGCTCAAATGGTGAATGTGCAAGAAGGACTCTCATCCATTCTTGTCATTGTGGTTTCACAACTCTCTGACTGCTTCTTTGGTCGCTTATACGTAATTCTCTTCACCAATACAACTTTCATTTTGGTaagtcttatttttttttttttttttttgggtgtggTTCATGTTACATATAAAAAGTAgaaaagataaaatattattatttgtattatttaatcttttaatttatctttttatatatacctaattatgtttatataatatatttacctAATTAAATTTTTATCTTAACTTTGACgtataattttgaaaaataaattatcgtgcatctattttttttttaatgtaaaatcggtaattttattatgagttataatTGTATGAAAAAGATATAACCATCACAAAAAATGAAaggtgcaaatataaaatatttgaaatatattaaaattgaaaatacattaaattaaaatacattaaaattgaaACTACGTTAAATAACATAATAATTTAGTACCGAGACATGTTGTTTTCAGGTACACCAAAATTATTATAGTACTGAGTGAATGAGGCAGATGATTGTTGTGGTTGTGACTGTTGTGGTTGTTGATTTCTTTTATACAttatttattgttgttcttgCCGGAAATATTCACGACGAACTGGATCCAAAACAGAATCTACATCCATGGACATAATTTTACGATCATATTTCAATTCTTTTAGTCTCATTTTTTCTCTTTCAATGTCATTTGTTTCTTTTTGTCTCTCAGTTGCACTATTCATCACCTCAACAATTCGATTATTTTGTGATTCGACTATCTTCATATAACCATCATCGATTTTTCTCTTCATTTTTGCTTTCTTCACCCCACTTGGTCGTTGTGATGGCGTGGAATCATCTGCAACATCCTCATTTAAATTTACTGAAAATGATAAGCTAGGAGATGATACACAGGGTGAATCAGGGGCACGAGCCTCAGAGTCCGATGATATATTAGCATCGTTTTGctttcttgttttttttctttcaacATTGCCATcgttaaacttctcaaaatcctTCCTTAGAGCCCACACATGATCAAATTTAAATCCTTTTTTGAAGTTTGGAACTTGCATAAATAAAACTTTTGCTTGTGTAAGCTGCAATGTTtaaaaaaagataagaaaaacaataagtaaatatatacaaataaa
This region of Nicotiana tomentosiformis chromosome 4, ASM39032v3, whole genome shotgun sequence genomic DNA includes:
- the LOC104111570 gene encoding glutathione S-transferase T3-like, translating into MSIRSVGHSVDEDLLLCQMYLDISQDLITGVYQFRDQFWSRVVDAYNNAKVFNWEIRNKKSLQHRFANIEKAVKKLNRCVRQVEMLRPSGASEQDILTQAKVLFMQVPNFKKGFKFDHVWALRKDFEKFNDGNVERKKTRKQNDANISSDSEARAPDSPCVSSPSLSFSVNLNEDVADDSTPSQRPSGVKKAKMKRKIDDGYMKIVESQNNRIVEVMNSATERQKETNDIEREKMRLKELKYDRKIMSMDVDSVLDPVRREYFRQEQQ